tacttgtatgtatatatgtattttgggaTGTTTGAAAAAAGGCATTTCTGATCCAAGAAACAACCatttagtcatattaatgaaatatcgcaGGAATTTAACAATTTAGCATCAAGCaggtatacagggtgcacagtATATAGCACATGGGCTGATAATTCCTGGCCTTAACAAACACAACGCCGGGGTTTTTTTCATTCAGAATTGgctgtttttataataataattattattttattcgctTTATATAGCACAGTCCCCATAACCCTTTTAAAGCTTTAAAGCCATGGCTTAGcttgagtatattttttttttggcattaagAAGCAGTGTAAACTTAAAACACGATATTGTTTTGGTCCATTGTTtcggaaataacaaaagttgcgTCACAATCAGAATAGATTgacatgaaattttgacagctgtatTTCGAAAGTTTGTCCTAACTGAAGATTTggtgaacttaaaaaaatagcgCCACCTATATGTCAAGCAACTAACAAAGTACTTATAATTATGAAGTCTGTCGGGTGTTTTGAATGTAAGGTCAAGCCTGTATGCAGGGTGTATTGTATATAGTGTTCCCTGATTTATATCATATACCTATGAagtcaaaggaaaaaaaagaatatacaggAAGCACTGTTAAATAActtccctgatgtatatcataattcatatacctttacagtatatgttaagtgatgtatataatattaaacgctggtatgaaaaataaatgaaatctcgcAGGTGTTTAGTTCAacttatatttggatttttttttaaaggaagtactttatattaaattataaaaaaagaaaagaatgtgACTTTAGCAACGAGATAAAGGACTCTTCAaatcgaatttttttaaattattaagtagcttcaaaattattttccagtTATGACTCGAAATTAATATTTCGTGTAACTCAAGagtgatttaaatatttgactCGGAAAGACTCTAGTTAAGTTGCTTGAGTCCTGCTATTCGAAActccatttctttttaatacaatacatatgtacataaaagacAGAATGTTACGTGACGTAGAGGTCGTCATTTTTATCATGTTGTTTGGACGtagttttttcttcacattttAAGTGTGTAATTATGCGattgaatttgataaaaaagcAATTTCGTCCATGAAAttcttatttgataaaaaaaacgataaaaataaatggttttttttttttttcactacgCATTGAATGACTTCTATGAATTtgtttgttaatatataaaagataccACAAGAATGAattgtggtattttttttttcgacatgaAGATTATGGACcttatgtaagtatatattattttaaaagaatattattgacGATAAATGATggcaattaaaaattgaatttgactCACTTACGAATAAAAACCttggcaagtttttttttatagccacattttgaatatacaaaaatatttccattttttttactgtaatcATTATGAATTACTTTATGACAAGGAATGATGAAATATTCTATGAACAAGAAGATGAAGGGGCTTTGCTTAAATACTTAGATTTACGTTGAAGACAAATTATATAGTTTCGAAATGTATTGGTCATATTTCGCAAATTTCTATTCGAatatttgtgtaatttattgtttaacacaaggaaaagagaaataaattatcaagTTTGCATaactaaaatcatttattactttgtatTCTTAATGTAGCAAGGCGTTGTCGTTTACTGGGGTCTTTCTCCGGTACATTCATGTActaatatttgtatcaaatttttattttacaggtAAGGTATTAGCAAACTTCCCTGAAGCAAAGATAGAAAATGTTTATAAGGAATGGAAGCCCGTGAATAGTGGACATCCCATGAGAGATCCAACGGTTTTGTATGCTCCCCCTTCATTAGAAAGAGTGGTCTTTCAAGGTTCATTTGCCGAAACAGATCGCTCAAGTCGAGCAAGTGACAGTGTGGAAGACGTTGGTACGAGTCGAAGCTCTTTTGTGTCTCCTTCTGTTCCTGTCGTGATAAGAGCAGAGCGCAAAATTAATGCAGACAAAGGAAAATACTCGGTCTATGGATCACCCGACATAAACTATTCTCAGTATTATAAAAATCCTCCAAAATCGGGGGAAGGACTTTTACCGGAGGAGCAACTGATTGCACATGCAGATTTTCAAAGAGAATATTACGGATCTGCAGTTGAATCTCGGAGTGCAGATCCTTATCAGGAGTTATCATTTTTTAGGAATGAGGATCGATCGTCTTCACTACCCCAAAGATTTGGTGGTGGGCTTCAGTATACAAATCCCCCAAAGACGGATACTTATCGTTATTACTTTGCAGATGAGAAACCCCAACTTTCAATCGACCCAAGGGATATATATTCACCAGCTGCTTCGAGAACAGCTGATAAAGTTGAGTCTAGAGCTAACAGACGAGATTATGATGTTCTTCCAACTTCTTTTGATGACGATGCCTCTGCTGTTGTTTACACTTTTGAAAGGGATAATGGTCAGAAACAAAAAGTTGGGGTGATTTTCAAGCGGGACAATGTGGGGGCTTCACAAATAAATCGAATTTTTAACTCCAATAAGGACTCCATTCTAAGAAATCCGAAGAAATATACATCTTCCTTGAGACCCATACCCATCAGCTTTAATAGTTCTCCTCCTACATTCCGTCCCAATGTTAAAGAACCATCTCACAGCGAATTAGTATCCGGAAAAATATCCCACGTTTACCATGGCTACAAGTACCATCAAACAGTACCACCAGCTCAAATGAACTATCCTTTGGGAAACCCCTTCGCAAATACAAATGTGCAAGCCCGTCCAAAATTCTTCAAGCCTCAAAAATCTCCACCTATCTACAAAATAGCTCCACATAGACTTGAAGGTGTATTTGGACCTGCTATTCCCAAATTAGATAGGGGTCAAAGTCCCCCTCCATCATCATCAAGGTCCGTCAGGAGAAATGATGTTGAGTCTCGAATTGTCTATAAAACAGTAAGGGACATTGAGTACAGTCAGCCATCAACCATTTTTAGAGTAAAAGAATCTGGAGAGCTTTACAATCCTCGCTTGGATACACTAAGTGCACCTCCAGGAAAGGAGGGACGAATTGTATTGACTACAGCGTCTCCGTGGAGACCAGATTTCTCTGATGCTTTATCACCAAcagagaaatttaatttaattccaaGTGACCGTCCAAAAccctcaacaacaacaacatcccGTCCCCTTAAATTTCCTCAACTTTCAAAGCCAAAACGTAAAGTCAATGTAAAGAAGGAAAATGATAAGGAAGCATCCCCAAACTTATTAGTGATCGGTTTCAATTACGATGATAATCCACGACACGGGCAAGAATTCCAGGATTTTGAAGATGAGGACATAAATGAAAAGTCCCCACAAGAAATATATCGTTTATGTTTACTTGAAGTGCCAGAGTATTTAAGAAATGTTCTTTGTCCACCTTtactcgaaaaagaaaaaagatcgcGAAACATTCAAGACAATGAGAGTCAGcgatcaaaaaagaaaagtccaCCTGCTAAAAACACTGTTCATTACTCCGGATTTAATGTGCAATTACCCTCCCAAGAAAATCAAGCTGCACCCAAGCTCTCTGTCATTAGAAGCCAGTccaaaattaagatttataagCCGTCTGACACCAAGGTCTCACCTGACCCTACGAATACCACAACTACGACGACAACGCCCAATCCAACATCGCCCTCCTTCGTAGAACCCATTACGGACTCTACTCCACAAAAAAACGCCACTAGCACAACAACGAAGAAAAATAGACTTTTGACCCAGGGGTCCTCGGAATCTGATAAGGAAGGGCTTTTGTCAAGACTCTCTGATTACTTTTTTTCAGAAAGGATCTCCCAATCCAAAAATAGCAATAACACAAATAAGAAGCGGATTAGAAGGAAAGGTGCAAGGAGAAAGGAACAAGAGGAGTCCATTGAGAAGAATCATTCAGAGGACGGAACGAGTCCATCACCATTGGTTGTTGAATGatgattataatcaaatttgtatAACTCATTGGATTTTGAGAACAATTAGGGCATTTTTAAGAATAGTTTAGTGtttgctattaatattataatggagTTAGAGAAAACGAGAATTGAataacatgaagaaaaaaatagcaaatgcaatgattccaaataaaattaattataatctatacacaatatttagttgtttttgaaaaaCGAAGAAGAATGTCTCTAAAGACTTCTTTTAAgtgcatatacatataaatatatatatattatatacatacatatattatacttaaattatatatatatatatatatatacaataattatataatataacagaATTAATTAGTTATGATGTAATttggtattcttttttttttttttttgtatattaactcttcactatttttttttttccgtccCCAAAAtctcacttttttttccaaataagttCCTGGACTTTGTTTCctactattattattcaaaaaaataattaattaattactttataattatcatttctttttcatcatttattattcaattatctgttcattttaataaaaacttaaaatgaatGGGGACTTGAagccaaatattatattatctagTTTAACTTTGAACTGCAAGCCAAGAAGtccacactttttttaaaggtttgtttagacataaatatatatatatacatactaaagcatattatgtatatatatataaatttatttatttatataatttataggtgattcattcaaattcaattttgttcaatatatgTTATTAGTGACGATTCAACATAAATgctggggttttttttttttttttttcatttatgaaacttgatcaataaacaacaataaatgttaaaattctactcttttaattatatgcacaatatttttttttaatttgttgagtGTAAGACtcgtttttttacaatttaattttaaagttacattCTAAATTAGTTCTATAACTTTAAATGAGAAGCATTATCAAAAAGCCTCTTTAATTATCATAATCTCATATTATAGGATCTTGTTGATAAAAGCATGCAGAATGGCCTGTAAAGAATCCTATGACTTTTTCTTATGACACGGTCACAAACACAAAAGTATAGACTGTTTATTGTTTTCAGCTATCAGTAATGAATTAGAAATCGCCCTTGTTGAGCTGTTAACAATGAACAACAATTATATTGTACTTTTATTCTATAGTAGGTAAGATTGGCCTTACTACCAACGGACTTTGAGTCCTTTTCGAAGTAAAGGACTCAAAAAACCTGATGAAGTAAAATAGTTTCAAACTTAAAAATCCTTGATATAAGGCTACATTATGgccttttttataaagtaaaatagttGAGACagaaaagtcttttttttcaaattgaatatttttattccagcCTGCTTTGATGTTGATACGtcacataatatgtatacaatatggaaaacacacatttatatgctattatttatttgtaatttttatttgttaaataattataatgatagtattagtaatataattttgttttgaaatattatacaataatatatcttactttttttaaacccgGATCTAAAGACCTGGCTCCTTCTTCCTTCTCTTCTTCCTTTTCTTATgtgtcaaaaaatgaagaaaaaaaaaacaaaaaaaactttacttatctaaaagacaaaaatatattatacatatatttatataaaagatttatgaATTGTACGCCTGGTGAAtgatttgttattttcattttttttaattatcataatttatggaAAATTGTATGTAGCTGTGTATATTAGAGTGGCTTTTACAAATCAATGTTTCACTTTTAACTGTCTCAACGTCTTCCATTTAGTTTCCTTCATAATAGAACTTCGCTATTGTAAAAATACCTTtgactttaattaatatgtaatggtagcccaatttttttaattttttgtccaatattGAAGAATTAGGTTGAAAAAATGGTGTAGCTtgtgtttttcaaataaagggCACCTTCTAAGAAGAATTTGTACAGCACCTTctatttaagttatatataaataataggatCAGTTAAacagttgtattattttgccacaacaCGGCGCCACTCTCTATCACTTTGTTTACATACTATTATAAGTACACAAACCACAAACTGCTGTAGCACCCCCCATTCAGTAATATTAGCTTTTACTCTTCTCATTTCTGTGgtggataaaaattaatttagtccACGTTTTCATTTATGtcaacaaatataaacaaacgGCGGTCAATGTTGAGCAACTAACCATTTTAGTCAAAAGTTTTAATGTTAAGATggatgaatttaatttttaaagtacacAATAAGAGCCACCTTAATGTACGGTAGTCCTCCATCTTATGTGGAGGTATGTTTGCACTATGCAATAAGCAAGAGACCCTAGATATATTCACAGGCGTAGGGATAGAGTGTTTGTgacttgcatattttttataaaaacattttatttccttttttcgattatcttatttttatacataagatATTGTTCATGACATTTTATGACCCACGTCTCCTACGAAATTGTCTAGGTAATATACTGAAGTGGGGCAACTTTCGCATGGGAGgccattttgtaaattttagcgCGCACCCTTTCAaacgtcttttttttatttattgtaaatactaggatttttttaatctaatttttcaaataacctttt
The sequence above is drawn from the Lepeophtheirus salmonis chromosome 5, UVic_Lsal_1.4, whole genome shotgun sequence genome and encodes:
- the LOC121118493 gene encoding uncharacterized protein, with protein sequence MKNEIEKLKRRNLGMTTMFVQLHSLLFCLCLVSGPEFASGTESGASARVINVNDWENLYSNEKEKENGKVLANFPEAKIENVYKEWKPVNSGHPMRDPTVLYAPPSLERVVFQGSFAETDRSSRASDSVEDVGTSRSSFVSPSVPVVIRAERKINADKGKYSVYGSPDINYSQYYKNPPKSGEGLLPEEQLIAHADFQREYYGSAVESRSADPYQELSFFRNEDRSSSLPQRFGGGLQYTNPPKTDTYRYYFADEKPQLSIDPRDIYSPAASRTADKVESRANRRDYDVLPTSFDDDASAVVYTFERDNGQKQKVGVIFKRDNVGASQINRIFNSNKDSILRNPKKYTSSLRPIPISFNSSPPTFRPNVKEPSHSELVSGKISHVYHGYKYHQTVPPAQMNYPLGNPFANTNVQARPKFFKPQKSPPIYKIAPHRLEGVFGPAIPKLDRGQSPPPSSSRSVRRNDVESRIVYKTVRDIEYSQPSTIFRVKESGELYNPRLDTLSAPPGKEGRIVLTTASPWRPDFSDALSPTEKFNLIPSDRPKPSTTTTSRPLKFPQLSKPKRKVNVKKENDKEASPNLLVIGFNYDDNPRHGQEFQDFEDEDINEKSPQEIYRLCLLEVPEYLRNVLCPPLLEKEKRSRNIQDNESQRSKKKSPPAKNTVHYSGFNVQLPSQENQAAPKLSVIRSQSKIKIYKPSDTKVSPDPTNTTTTTTTPNPTSPSFVEPITDSTPQKNATSTTTKKNRLLTQGSSESDKEGLLSRLSDYFFSERISQSKNSNNTNKKRIRRKGARRKEQEESIEKNHSEDGTSPSPLVVE